From the genome of Triticum aestivum cultivar Chinese Spring chromosome 3B, IWGSC CS RefSeq v2.1, whole genome shotgun sequence, one region includes:
- the LOC123067832 gene encoding disease resistance protein RGA2 translates to MRGGQLQRDLLEQPPIPIPKQPGRVRDLHRAGDERAVESLLFHGRSNLGVVEFPIPPICKIMAESLLLPLVRDVAGKAADALVETVTRMYGLDDDRQTLERHLLAVECKLANAEEMSEKNPYVKSWMKELKSVAYQADDVLDDFQYEALHRQSRIGKSTTRKALSYITRHSPLLFRFEMSRKLKNVLKKINKLVEEMNKFGLENSVHREKRQHPCRQTHSKLDDCTKIFGRDDDKTVVVKQLLDQQDQQKVKVLPIFGMGGLGKTTLAKMVYNDQEVQKNFQLKMWHCVSDNFDATALLKSIIELAVNKRCDIPDTIELLRKQLEEIIGQKRFLLVLDDVWNEEKRMWEDELKPLLCSVGGPGSVIVVTCRSKQVASIMCTVKPHELVFLSEEDSWELFSNKAFSNGVNDQPELVAIGRRIVNKCGGLPLALKTMGGLLSSKQKVQEWKAIEESNIGDNDGGKYEVMPILKLSYKHLSPEMKQCFAFCAVFSKDYEMEKDRLIQLWMANGFIHEEGTMDLIQKGEFIFDELVWRSFLQDKKVIVKSAVYWGGTNYETIVCKMHDLMHDLAKDVTDECASVEELSQQKALLKGVCHMQMSTAELQQISGLCKGRTYLRTMLAPSESRAEHTYNFLSRSHKDIKELQQVLASLRALDCSPSLIVICKAINAKHLRYLDLSWSDIISLPDSVCMLYNLQTLRLIGCQKLQQLPQNMARLRKLIHLYLSGCDRLRSMSPNFGVLNNLHILTTFVVGTGYGLGIEQLKDLQHLSNRLELLNLSKIRSGKNAKEANLNQKQNLTELLFSWDQKVGDGPRDMACNVEEVLQCLEPHSNIQNLEIRGYGGLGISQWMRKPQMFNSLKELEMSDCPRCKSIPVVWFSVTLEILSLQKMDNLTTLCNNLDVEARGCITPLPIFPGLKRMELIDLPSLEIWAENSVGEASDSLVTFPMLEELKIEKCPKLASIPVIPNISELTIVRVHSTTVSLVFMSIQLGSWPFLAKLTLRSPGDIPMLSLDAQQSQSQIPLEKLKHLYLGGPNSLVRSSRLSRSQLMVWKCFSFVENLTISSCSNLVRWPTEELRSLDCLRSLYIRYCHNLEGKTSSSEEEALPLSLEALMILGCLSVVALPSNLGNLAKLRSLEVNFCSGLKALPDGMCGLTSLRRLSIMGCPALEEFPHGLLERLPALESLSIGGCPELKRRCSEGGEYFHLLSCLVYKIQAA, encoded by the exons ATGAGAGGGGGCCAGTTACAACGTGACTTGCTAGAG CAACCTCCCATTCCCATACCAAAGCAGCCTGGACGTGTGAGAGATCTGCACAGGGCTGGCGACGAACGAGCAGTAGAATCGTTGCTCTTTCACGGAAGATCAAATTTGGGCGTTGTTGAG TTTCCAATTCCTCCGATCTGCAAGATCATGGCAGAGTCACTGCTTCTCCCTCTAGTCCGCGACGTGGCTGGCAAGGCCGCAGACGCACTCGTCGAGACAGTGACCCGCATGTATGGCCTTGACGACGACCGCCAAACGCTCGAGCGGCATCTACTAGCAGTCGAGTGCAAGCTGGCCAACGCTGAGGAGATGAGCGAGAAAAATCCCTATGTCAAGAGCTGGATGAAGGAGCTCAAGTCCGTCGCCTACCAGGCCGACGACGTGCTCGACGACTTCCAGTACGAGGCGCTGCACCGCCAATCTAGGATTGGCAAGTCCACTACTCGAAAGGCACTCAGCTACATCACGCGCCACAGCCCGCTGCTCTTCCGTTTTGAAATGAGCAGGAAACTCAAGAACGTCCTCAAGAAGATCAATAAGTTGGTTGAGGAGATGAACAAATTTGGCCTGGAGAATTCTGTCCATAGGGAGaagcggcaacatccttgccggcagaCGCACTCAAAACTGGATGACTGTACCAAAATCTTTGGAAGAGATGATGATAAGACGGTGGTGGTCAAGCAACTGCTGGACCAACAAGATCAGCAGAAGGTGAAGGTATTGCCCATCTTTGGGATGGGTGGTCTTGGCAAGACGACTCTTGCTAAGATGGTGTATAATGACCAAGAGGTCCAGAAAAATTTCCAGTTGAAGATGTGGCACTGTGTGTCAGACAACTTTGATGCCACTGCTCTTTTGAAATCCATCATTGAGTTGGCTGTAAATAAAAGATGTGACATTCCTGACACCATTGAGTTGTTGCGAAAGCAACTTGAGGAAATCATTGGCCAGAAGAGATTTTTACTTGTTCTCGATGATGTTTGGAATGAAGAGAAGAGAATGTGGGAGGATGAACTGAAGCCACTATTGTGTTCTGTTGGTGGACCAGGAAGTGTTATAGTGGTCACATGTCGAAGCAAACAAGTGGCCTCTATAATGTGCACTGTCAAGCCCCACGAGCTAGTATTTCTGAGTGAAGAAGACTCATGGGAATTGTTTTCGAACAAAGCATTTAGCAATGGTGTAAATGACCAACCAGAGTTGGTCGCCATCGGAAGGCGTATTGTCAATAAATGTGGGGGGTTGCCTCTTGCTCTCAAGACAATGGGCGGATTGCTGAGTTCAAAGCAAAAAGTACAGGAATGGAAGGCCATCGAAGAAAGTAACATTGGGGATAATGATGGAGGCAAATATGAAGTCATGCCCATACTGAAATTAAGCTACAAACACCtatcacctgaaatgaagcaatgtTTTGCATTCTGTGCAGTTTTTTCCAAGGATTATGAGATGGAGAAGGATAGGTTGATCCAACTATGGATGGCAAATGGCTTTATTCATGAAGAGGGAACAATGGATTTAATTCAGAAAGGAGAATTCATTTTCGATGAGTTGGTTTGGAGGTCCTTCCTCCAAGATAAGAAAGTGATAGTCAAATCTGCTGTCTATTGGGGTGGCACAAATTATGAGACAATTGTATGTAAAATGCATGACTTAATGCATGATCTAGCAAAAGATGTCACAGATGAATGTGCAAGTGTAGAAGAATTGTCTCAGCAAAAAGCATTGTTAAAAGGTGTTTGTCACATGCAAATGTCAACGGCCGAATTGCAACAAATCAGTGGGTTATGCAAAGGCAGAACATACCTCCGCACGATGTTAGCTCCTTCGGAATCACGGGCGGAGCATACTTATAATTTTCTGAGCAGATCACACAAAGATATTAAGGAGTTGCAACAGGTATTGGCATCACTAAGAGCATTGGATTGCTCCCCTTCTCTAATTGTCATTTGCAAGGCCATAAATGCAAAACATTTACGGTATCTTGACCTCTCTTGGTCAGACATCATTAGTTTGCCAGATTCAGTATGTATGTTGTATAATCTGCAAACACTGAGGCTCATAGGTTGTCAAAAGTTGCAGCAGTTACCACAAAACATGGCAAGATTGAGAAAGCTCATCCATCTTTATCTATCTGGTTGTGATCGTCTCAGAAGTATGTCCCCAAATTTTGGTGTACTGAACAACCTTCACATATTAACAACATTTGTTGTGGGTACTGGATATGGTCTCGGGATAGAGCAGCTCAAAGACTTGCAACACCTGAGCAATAGGCTGGAACTGCTGAATTTGAGCaagataaggagtggcaagaatgCAAAAGAAGCCAACCTCAATCAGAAGCAAAATCTAACTGAGTTGTTATTCTCTTGGGACCAAAAAGTAGGTGATGGGCCTAGAGATATGGCCTGCAATGTGGAAGAAGTGTTGCAGTGTTTAGAACCTCACAGTAATATCCAAAATTTGGAGATACGTGGATATGGCGGCCTAGGAATATCACAATGGATGAGAAAGCCTCAGATGTTTAACAGTTTGAAAGAACTCGAAATGTCCGATTGCCCAAGATGCAAGAGTATACCCGTCGTATGGTTCTCGGTCACTCTGGAGATTTTGTCCTTACAAAAGATGGATAACCTGACCACATTATGTAATAACCTTGATGTTGAAGCCAGAGGATGCATTACCCCTCTGCCAATTTTCCCTGGGTTGAAGAGGATGGAGTTGATTGATTTACCAAGCCTGGAGATATGGGCAGAAAATAGTGTGGGAGAGGCTAGTGATAGCTTGGTAACGTTCCCGATGCTTGAAGAGCTAAAGATCGAAAAGTGCCCTAAGCTTGCAAGTATTCCAGTGATCCCCAATATCAGCGAGTTGACAATAGTTAGAGTTCACAGTACTACAGTCAGTTTAGTTTTTATGAGCATCCAATTGGGCTCTTGGCCATTTCTCGCCAAGTTAACTCTTCGGTCTCCAGGAGACATACCCATGTTGTCTCTAGACGCCCAGCAAAGCCAAAGTCAAATACCTCTTGAAAAACTGAAGCATTTGTATCTGGGAGGCCCCAACAGCTTGGTCAGAAGCTCTCGATTGTCCAGATCACAACTTATGGTTTGGAAATGCTTTTCGTTTGTGGAAAATCTGACGATTAGCAGTTGCAGCAATCTTGTCCGCTGGCCAACAGAGGAGCTTCGGTCCTTGGATTGCCTCCGCTCTCTATATATCAGGTATTGTCACAACCTGGAGGGGAAAACTTCGTCGTCTGAGGAGGAGGCCCTTCCGTTGTCCCTAGAGGCACTGATGATTTTAGGCTGCCTCAGTGTGGTAGCACTGCCTTCGAACCTCGGGAATCTGGCAAAACTGAGAAGTCTCGAAGTGAATTTCTGCAGTGGCCTGAAAGCGCTGCCGGATGGGATGTGTGGCCTCACTTCTCTTAGGCGATTGAGTATTATGGGTTGTCCAGCTTTGGAGGAATTCCCGCATGGTCTCCTGGAGCGGTTGCCCGCCCTCGAAAGCTTGAGCATAGGAGGCTGCCCGGAGTTGAAAAGACGATGCAGCGAAGGTGGGGAGTATTTCCACTTGCTCTCGTGTCTCGTCTACAAAATCCAAGCTGCGTAG